From Aspergillus fumigatus Af293 chromosome 3, whole genome shotgun sequence, a single genomic window includes:
- a CDS encoding RTA1 domain-containing protein, producing the protein MPEVTAELREQLRNSCHPLIDGIDTAYGYRPSLAAGIVFCTLFGLSMILHTVQFAWKRTWWCCVFSIGCLTEVLGWAARTWSAQCPYNMTAFLMQISTLIIAPTFFTAGIYVLLGRFITILGRESSIISPNLYLWIFVTCDIISLVVQAIGGGMASAATNDVNGDTAPGTHIMVAGIVFQMASITVFVILAADFVRRALHRRLLQSMSGSIVPLFGAMIFSVVCIYVRSIYRTIELSEGWSGYLITTERYFIALDGAMMVAAVVVFNVFHPGWMMPTGKSMQFQREIYSADGLPATELR; encoded by the exons ATGCCGGAAGTAACAGCGGAGCTCAGGGAGCAGTTGAGGAACAGTTGTCATCCTCTGATTGATGGAATTGACACCGCGTACGGATATCGGCCTTCTCTGGCCGCCGGAATAGTCTTTTGCACCCTCTTCGGCCTCTCAATGATTCTTCACACTGTGCAATTTGCCTGGAAGCGAACATGGTGGTGCTGCGTCTTCAGCATCGGCTGTTTGA CCGAAGTCCTGGGGTGGGCTGCTCGCACATGGTCGGCGCAGTGTCCCTATAACATGACCGCCTTTTTGATGCAGATATCCACTTTGATTATCG CACCCACCTTCTTCACAGCGGGAATCTacgtcctcctcggccgcttCATCACGATCCTCGGCCGCGAATCTTCCATCATCAGCCCAAACCTCTACCTCTGGATCTTTGTCACCTGCGACATCATCTCGCTCGTCGTGCAAGCCATCGGCGGCGGGATGGCCTCGGCCGCAACGAACGATGTCAACGGCGACACCGCGCCCGGCACGCACATTATGGTCGCGGgcatcgtcttccagatGGCCTCCATTAccgtcttcgtcatcctcgctgcGGATTTTGTCCGGCGCGCCCTCCACCGTCGCCTCCTGCAGTCCATGAGCGGATCCATTGTGCCTCTGTTCGGCGCCATGATTTTCTCCGTTGTGTGTATCTATGTGCGGAGCATCTACCGGACCATCGAGCTATCCGAAGGTTGGAGCGGGTATCTGATTACCACGGAGCGCTACTTTATTGCCCTTGACGGCGCGATGATGGTTGCTGCGGTTGTGGTCTTTAATGTCTTCCATCCCGGCTGGATGATGCCCACCGGGAAGAGCATGCAGTTTCAACGAGAAATTTACTCTGCGGATGGGTTGCCTGCGACGGAGCTTCGCTAG